One Rubripirellula amarantea DNA segment encodes these proteins:
- a CDS encoding restriction endonuclease subunit S, producing MKSHYAPYPQYLASGVEWCDVLPASWRRVRLRWAAHIYAGGTPSKKVTEFWENGTIPWINSGAVNQGIVREHSALISKAAFANSSAKWIPNGGLVLALAGQGKTKGMVAQLGISTTCNQSMAAIVPTILLKPRYLFWWLTTNYQNIRNMAGGDLRDGLNLELLGNIECPIPTPDEQKQIARFLDYETAKIDALIEKQQQLIALLGEKRQAFISHAVTKGLNPDAPMRDSGVEWLGEVPEHWKIWKFGHFAPIITCGVASTPTYVDEDEGMPFLSAQNIRQNRLSLHKYNYIPHELHEQLTRHRRPLAGDILVTRVGAGIGDACVVDIDMEFSIYVSLTHIRVDPSIAVNRFIKYFFSSDYCKFLNFQGTVTGGGVGNLNVQNVKKYNIPLPRPEEQSHIADYLDHQREKFNGLILRSEDAIELLQERRTALISAAVTGKIDVRGWKRSSADRPLEAEMELA from the coding sequence GTGAAGTCGCATTACGCTCCATATCCACAATACTTGGCATCAGGAGTTGAGTGGTGCGATGTTCTTCCTGCCTCATGGAGAAGAGTTCGCCTTCGATGGGCGGCACATATCTATGCAGGTGGAACACCGTCGAAGAAAGTTACTGAATTCTGGGAGAATGGGACTATTCCTTGGATCAATTCGGGTGCCGTAAACCAAGGAATAGTTCGCGAACACTCTGCCTTGATTTCAAAAGCCGCTTTCGCAAACAGTAGCGCAAAGTGGATTCCGAATGGCGGATTAGTGCTTGCGTTGGCCGGTCAAGGCAAAACCAAGGGCATGGTAGCGCAACTCGGAATCTCAACTACCTGCAACCAGTCGATGGCCGCCATCGTTCCGACCATTTTGTTGAAGCCGCGATACTTGTTCTGGTGGCTAACAACGAACTACCAGAACATCCGCAACATGGCAGGCGGCGATTTGCGTGACGGACTAAATCTTGAATTGCTTGGAAACATCGAGTGCCCGATTCCAACGCCTGACGAACAAAAGCAAATCGCGCGGTTCCTGGACTACGAGACGGCGAAGATTGATGCGTTGATTGAGAAGCAGCAGCAGCTGATCGCCTTGCTCGGGGAGAAACGTCAGGCCTTCATCAGTCATGCGGTCACCAAAGGCTTGAACCCCGACGCCCCCATGCGAGATTCCGGCGTCGAGTGGTTGGGCGAAGTGCCCGAGCATTGGAAGATCTGGAAGTTCGGTCACTTCGCGCCCATCATTACCTGCGGCGTAGCTTCAACGCCAACATACGTTGATGAAGATGAAGGAATGCCGTTTTTGTCTGCGCAGAACATCCGTCAAAATCGGCTCTCGCTTCACAAGTACAACTATATCCCGCACGAATTACATGAGCAGCTCACACGGCACAGAAGACCTTTAGCTGGCGACATCTTGGTAACACGAGTCGGTGCCGGAATTGGAGACGCATGCGTCGTTGATATTGATATGGAGTTCTCAATCTATGTTAGTCTGACGCACATCAGAGTTGATCCCTCCATTGCCGTGAACAGGTTCATCAAATACTTCTTCAGCTCGGACTACTGCAAGTTCCTCAATTTCCAAGGAACTGTAACTGGTGGTGGTGTCGGCAACCTGAATGTTCAAAACGTCAAGAAGTATAACATTCCACTTCCTAGGCCAGAAGAACAATCTCATATAGCAGACTACTTGGATCACCAACGCGAAAAGTTCAACGGACTCATTCTAAGGTCCGAAGACGCAATTGAACTTCTCCAAGAACGCCGCACCGCACTCATCTCCGCCGCCGTCACCGGCAAGATCGACGTGCGTGGCTGGAAGCGTTCTTCCGCCGATCGCCCACTCGAAGCGGAAATGGAGCTCGCATGA